A genome region from Scyliorhinus canicula chromosome 16, sScyCan1.1, whole genome shotgun sequence includes the following:
- the rrp12 gene encoding RRP12-like protein: MARSGRLRSGVKPKLKRWRKGQSSESNPESRRHREAARSRFFSRAAGKSDLTVDVLKLHNELQSNSLSFGPRETLSAELFVECEDGAVTEKTSATFLSGLSDCSNMTFSRVQRFWESNSAAHKEICAVLAAVTEVIRSQGGNETETEYFAALMTTLEAVESEESVAAIAYLLNLVMKRVPSPVLIKKFSDTAKVFMNLLASQTGAGSTAALRWILSCLSTLLRKQDLAVWSFPSTLQVYHGLLSFTVHVKPKVRKEAHRGICSVLKGCDFMFGDLAPPHHPAAQSTARFCIKEIEEFGGSGEGTTALHVLGLLKDVLPCFPVSCVKSCCEILLRIMTLNNVMVTACAMQAFHGLFVAKPNSAVLTAELNAQIITALYDYLPNVSDLQPMLAWLIVMEKAHINLCRLQGLLCLAHLPRLFSTAVSCLLSPHYQLMAAAADTMKVLLRECVAPFTTDIRDFASSTPSGAASYVCKMFSFKAISQYLALIYAGLTGSITMISCTVLALTRLVFEFKDTLDMTSIEQLLQNICLLLQSKTRDVVKSALSFIKVVLFIMDTRILAQHLQALMESIGSMRDDMRRHFRVKLKNIFTKFIRKFGFEMIDSMVPEEYHRVLVNIRKAEARSKRQRALKRVASGSESEDETPKQNGDSIEKILAETDSEDEGNEKGEKAVKKRLIKQSRAWLKEGEEDDPLNFLDQNVAQRVLATKPDLRPKTSIKHQFPVTSDGRLLIGQKAKDEEMKGSEDETNEILEEVGVKTKAVQKQKFRSADDNEIATDSYYKAGGSGIHRPTLSKSKECGAEYKSMKGRGDVKQKGKLDPFAYVPLNKSQLNRRKKAKIFGQFKGLVKGAQRGAAAGRKLQQRRKRPV; the protein is encoded by the exons ATGGCGCGGAGCGGGCGGCTGCGTTCTGGGGTGAAGCCGAAGCTGAAGCGATGGCGGAAAGGGCAGAGCAGCGAATCGAACCCGGAGAGCCGCCGCCACCGGGAGGCCGCGCGGAGTCGATTCTTCAGCAGAGCCGCAG GAAAGAGTGATCTCACTGTAGATGTACTGAAACTGCACAATGAACTCCAGTCCAACAGTTTATCATTTGGTCCACGAGAGACTTTGTCAGCAGAGCTGTTTGTTGAGTGTGAGGATGGTGCTGTCACAGAAAAAACCTCTGCTACCTTCCTGAGTGGCCTGTCTGATTGCAGCAACATGACATTTAGCCGAGTCCAACGTTTCTGGGAATCTAACTCAGCAGCTCACAAAGAG ATCTGTGCTGTTTTGGCTGCTGTTACTGAGGTGATCCGCTCGCAAGGGGGGAATGAGACAGAGACAGAATATTTTGCAGCTTTG ATGACCACATTGGAAGCGGTGGAATCCGAAGAGTCAGTTGCGGCCATAGCCTACCTCCTGAATTTGGTAATGAAACG TGTTCCAAGTCCTGTTCTAATAAAGAAGTTCTCAGACACAGCAAAAGTCTTTATGAATCTCTTGGCTTCTCAGACGGGTGCAGGATCCACGGCAGCACTACGATGG ATTCTCTCGTGCCTCTCCACACTGCTGCGCAAACAAGATTTGGCTGTGTGGAGCTTCCCCTCGACACTCCAAGTTTACCATGGCCTCCTCAGTTTCACAGTACATGTCAAACCAAAG gtccgGAAGGAGGCACATCGTGGAATCTGCTCTGTGCTAAAGGGATGTGACTTCATGTTTGGAGACCtggcacccccccaccaccctgctgCACAATCGACAGCCAGATTCTGCATAAAGGAGATTGAGGAGTTTGGAG GCAGTGGAGAGGGTACCACAGCTCTGCACGTGTTGGGTTTGCTGAAGGATGTCCTCCCGTGTTTCCCTGTCAGTTGTGTAAAGTCGTGCTGTGAGATTCTGCTCAGGATCATGACTCTCAATAACGTG ATGGTGACGGCGTGTGCGATGCAAGCATTTCATGGACTCTTTGTTGCCAAACCAAATTCAGCAGTCCTGACAGCAGAGCTCAACGCTCAGATCATAACT GCTCTGTATGATTATCTGCCAAACGTGAGTGACCTACAGCCTATGCTGGCTTGGCTCATCGTCATGGAGAAAGCTCATATCAACTTGTGCAG GTTGCagggtttgctttgtttggcccatcTCCCTCGTCTCTTCTCCACAGCTGTCAGTTGCCTCCTGTCGCCTCACTATCAACTGATGGCAGCCGCAGCAGATACCATGAAG GTGCTGCTGAGAGAGTGTGTGGCTCCATTCACGACTGATATCAGAGACTTTGCTTCGTCCACGCCATCGGGAGCTGCTTCCTATGTCTGTAAGATGTTCAG tttca AAGCTATTAGCCAGTACCTGGCATTGATCTATGCTGGTTTAACCGGATCCATCACTATGATCAGCTGCACCGTGCTTGCGCTCACTCGTCTGGTGTTCGAATTCAAAG ATACATTGGACATGACGAGCATTGAACAGCTGCTTCAGAACATCTGCCTCCTGCTCCAATCCAAAACACGTGATGTTGTCAAGTCAGCCCTGAGCTTTATCAAAGTTGTTCTGTTCATCATGGACACAAGGATTCTCGCTCAGCATCTTCAGGCCTTG ATGGAGAGTATTGGGAGTATGCGAGATGATATGAGGCGGCATTTCCGTGTGAAATTGAAGAATATTTTCACAAAATTTATTCGCAAATTTGG GTTTGAGATGATTGATAGCATGGTTCCGGAGGAATACCACAGGGTACTTGTCAACATTCGCAAGGCAGAAGCACGGAGTAAGAGGCAGCGGGCTCTGAAACGAGTTGCGAGTGGCTCAGAGAGTGAAGATGAAACTCCGAAACAGAACGGGGACAG TATTGAAAAGATTCTGGCCGAAACTGATTCTGAAGATGAGGGAAATGAGAAAGGAGAGAAAGCAGTAAAGAAGCGATTGATCAAGCAGAGCCGAGCATGGctgaaggagggagaggaggacgaTCCCCTCAATTTCCTGGATCAAAATGTGGCACAGAGGGTGCTGG CGACTAAACCAGACCTAAGACCGAAAACTTCCATCAAACACCAGTTCCCAGTGACATCGGACGGCCGGCTGCTCATTGGTCAAAAGGCGAAGGACGAAGAAATGAAAG GCTCTGAGGATGAAACAAATGAAATCTTGGAGGAAGTTGGTGTGAAAACG AAAGCTGTACAGAAGCAAAAGTTTAGAAGTGCTGATGATAATGAGATTGCGACAGATTCATACTATAAAG